Proteins co-encoded in one Spirosoma endbachense genomic window:
- a CDS encoding ABC transporter permease — protein sequence MGRLTNEEDRFLRPPRWADWLLSRFCPADLEDELQGDLLEMYVYWLKTIGLRGARWRYVLAVMRLIRPLSWPRQQNNYSQPGRQLAEHRTIFSLHPTMIRNYLKIAFRNLTRNKVFSGINLLGLSTGITVCLLIFLFIMNEFSVDNFHKNGKSIYRVMRGIANEGKEVAVSYVSGPYAPALLNDFKGQITQAVRVNPTDALVTIQNKSFHERKIIDVDPNFFTFFSFPLLKGNPATVLADPASVVLTESTARKYFGSIDNALGKIVEIDKNLPVKVTGIVQDVPTNSHLDFDLVLPLENYKDRSYMTAWINNGIYTYVQLAPTVSEEQIERNFSRFMDKHMGQIMKQAGFHFNLSLTPLKAVYFEESVFDGARHGDKKVVYIFLSIAVLILLVACINFMNLSTVRAVERSKEIGVRKVLGAIKGHLIWQFIGESLLLASLSCVISVGLLALVLPFYKQLLGYPLNLSVYALPIVLFLIGIIMVVGFLSGSYPAFVLAAFSPIQALKGKLRLGKGGTSLRQVLVIVQFSISILLMLGTAIGTQQMGYLKNKKLGYNKEQTLVIPIDNNDIYNFILNHKPELLAQSRVEAVSMMSGEPGGFFDGLMFDVEAHPSRWRARTEFADFDFVKTLGLKIIAGRDFSPQYPSDTTQAALINRTAAAKLGWTPDQAVGKWLKNTLRDNTNRTIIGVVEDFNFISLKEAIEPLVIAPNDDRRAALIRLSPGNITATVETIQKMYAKTRPAYPFEYRFLDQQFDQMYQADLRQQTILGVFAGLAIFIACLGLFGLASFSAQQRTKEIGVRKVLGASVGSVVSLLSRDFLKPVCIAILIASPIAWWVMNQWLQRFAYRIEIEWWLFALTGLLAMGIALLTVGYQSIKAALMNPVKSLRSE from the coding sequence ATGGGGCGCTTAACGAACGAAGAGGATCGGTTTCTCAGGCCGCCCCGCTGGGCCGACTGGTTACTGAGTCGATTCTGCCCGGCTGATCTGGAAGATGAGCTACAAGGCGATCTGCTGGAGATGTACGTCTACTGGCTAAAAACCATCGGTTTGCGGGGAGCTCGCTGGCGGTATGTACTGGCGGTCATGCGATTGATTCGTCCATTGAGCTGGCCCCGACAACAAAATAACTATTCTCAACCGGGCCGCCAGCTGGCGGAACACCGGACCATCTTTAGTTTACATCCGACTATGATTCGTAACTATCTCAAAATCGCTTTTCGCAATCTGACCCGGAACAAGGTTTTTTCGGGTATCAACCTACTGGGATTGTCCACTGGCATTACGGTATGCCTGCTGATTTTCCTGTTCATCATGAACGAGTTCAGCGTCGATAATTTCCACAAAAATGGAAAGAGCATCTACCGCGTCATGCGAGGGATAGCCAATGAAGGCAAAGAAGTGGCAGTTTCCTACGTATCGGGACCGTATGCGCCCGCCTTATTGAACGACTTTAAGGGACAGATTACCCAGGCAGTTCGGGTAAACCCTACTGATGCTTTAGTCACTATCCAAAACAAATCGTTTCACGAACGGAAAATCATTGATGTCGATCCCAACTTCTTCACCTTCTTCTCATTCCCCTTGCTGAAGGGTAATCCGGCTACAGTTTTGGCAGACCCCGCCAGTGTCGTGCTGACCGAATCGACCGCCCGAAAATATTTCGGTAGCATTGATAATGCCCTGGGCAAAATCGTGGAAATCGATAAAAACCTACCTGTAAAAGTTACTGGTATTGTTCAGGACGTACCGACTAATTCTCATCTGGATTTTGATCTGGTTTTGCCGCTGGAAAACTATAAAGACCGGAGCTACATGACTGCCTGGATCAATAATGGGATTTACACCTACGTGCAGCTTGCTCCGACTGTCAGCGAAGAACAGATCGAGCGTAATTTTTCGCGCTTCATGGATAAACATATGGGGCAAATTATGAAACAGGCGGGCTTCCACTTCAATCTATCGCTCACGCCGTTAAAGGCTGTTTACTTCGAAGAGTCCGTTTTCGATGGCGCAAGGCATGGCGATAAAAAAGTCGTCTATATCTTTTTGTCGATTGCTGTACTCATTCTGTTGGTGGCCTGCATCAATTTCATGAACCTGTCAACTGTTCGGGCCGTGGAGCGATCTAAAGAAATAGGTGTTCGTAAAGTGCTGGGAGCTATTAAAGGGCATCTGATATGGCAGTTTATTGGGGAGTCACTTCTGCTGGCAAGCCTCTCGTGCGTCATTTCAGTCGGATTACTGGCACTTGTTTTACCCTTTTACAAACAACTACTTGGCTACCCACTGAATCTATCGGTTTATGCGTTGCCGATCGTTTTGTTCCTAATCGGAATTATCATGGTAGTTGGCTTTCTGTCGGGCAGTTATCCGGCGTTTGTACTGGCAGCCTTTTCTCCTATCCAGGCATTGAAAGGTAAATTACGGCTGGGTAAAGGGGGAACTTCGTTAAGGCAGGTGCTAGTGATCGTACAATTCAGTATTTCGATACTGCTTATGCTGGGTACCGCCATTGGTACTCAACAAATGGGCTATCTTAAAAACAAGAAGCTAGGCTATAACAAAGAGCAAACCCTGGTCATCCCCATTGATAATAACGATATCTACAATTTCATCCTGAATCATAAACCCGAATTGCTGGCCCAGAGCCGGGTGGAGGCTGTTTCGATGATGTCGGGGGAGCCCGGTGGTTTTTTCGACGGGCTGATGTTTGACGTCGAAGCACATCCCAGCCGATGGAGAGCTCGAACGGAGTTTGCCGATTTCGATTTTGTCAAAACCCTGGGGTTGAAAATCATTGCAGGCCGGGATTTTTCGCCCCAGTACCCTAGCGATACCACTCAGGCTGCCCTGATCAATCGAACAGCGGCTGCCAAGCTGGGCTGGACCCCGGATCAGGCCGTTGGCAAGTGGCTTAAAAATACCCTACGGGATAACACCAACCGCACCATCATTGGCGTCGTAGAGGATTTTAATTTCATATCCCTGAAAGAAGCGATTGAGCCGTTAGTAATTGCGCCGAACGACGACCGGCGGGCTGCTTTGATTCGACTGAGCCCAGGCAACATAACGGCTACCGTCGAGACGATACAAAAGATGTATGCCAAAACGCGACCGGCTTACCCGTTTGAGTACCGTTTTCTGGACCAGCAGTTTGATCAGATGTATCAGGCAGACTTGCGCCAGCAAACAATTTTGGGTGTTTTTGCTGGCTTAGCCATTTTCATCGCCTGTTTGGGTTTGTTTGGTCTGGCTTCTTTTTCGGCCCAGCAGCGCACTAAAGAAATCGGCGTTCGCAAAGTGCTTGGGGCTTCTGTCGGCAGTGTTGTGAGCCTGCTCTCCAGAGATTTTCTAAAACCAGTATGTATCGCCATTCTAATCGCCAGCCCAATAGCCTGGTGGGTCATGAATCAGTGGTTGCAACGCTTTGCTTATCGGATTGAAATCGAGTGGTGGCTCTTTGCGCTGACGGGCCTGCTGGCAATGGGCATTGCCTTGCTGACGGTCGGCTATCAGAGCATTAAAGCGGCCCTCATGAATCCGGTGAAAAGCTTACGTAGCGAATAG
- a CDS encoding PadR family transcriptional regulator, whose amino-acid sequence MKRAFLGELEEVVLLTVAALQEQAYCASITQTIDQQMARTISFPTVHTTLQRLEEKGFVSSQMGGATAERGGRQKRLFTVTTAGQRALIECRQVRSQLWDQIPTPVLELWGA is encoded by the coding sequence ATGAAACGAGCATTTTTAGGTGAGTTAGAGGAAGTCGTCCTGCTGACAGTGGCTGCTTTGCAGGAGCAGGCCTACTGTGCGTCAATTACCCAGACCATTGATCAACAGATGGCTCGCACTATCAGCTTTCCCACCGTTCATACCACCCTGCAACGGCTGGAGGAGAAGGGTTTCGTCTCTTCTCAGATGGGCGGAGCTACTGCCGAGCGGGGTGGGCGCCAGAAACGCCTGTTTACTGTTACTACGGCTGGTCAGCGGGCCCTGATCGAGTGTCGGCAGGTGCGCAGCCAGTTGTGGGACCAAATTCCAACCCCGGTACTTGAGCTATGGGGCGCTTAA